GCAAGCGAGAGCAGCATGGCGGTGAAGACCAGCGTCAGGAAAGGCCGGCGCCAGAACAGGCCGCGGTAGTCGTCGATGCCGTCGGGCTCGCCTTTGGAGGTGGACAGAGCCGCGATGATGCCGAAGGCGCCCAGGGTGGTGATGAAGTAGGCGAGGAAGTAAAAGCCGACGGCGGCGGCAGCCATGGCGGCCGAGCGGCTGGCGGCGAGGAAGGCGACCAGGATGTAGCCCATGTGGGCGATCGAGGAATAAGCCAGGATGCGCTTGACGTTGCGCTGGCGGAGGGCAAGCAGGTTGCCGACCACCATCGAGGCGAAGGCGAGGATGGTGAGGGCGAGGAACAGGCGGCCTTCGGGAGCTCCGGTGGATTCGTAGAAAAAGCGCAGGAGGACGGCGAAGATGCCCGCCTTCGAGGCGGTGGCGACGAAGGCGGTGACGGGGGCGGGGGCGCCTTGGTAGACATCGGGCGTCCAGAGATGGAAGGGGACGAGGCCGAGCTTGAAACCGATACCCACGAGGATGAGCGCGGCGCCGGGCAGGACCAGACCGGGATCGGCGTGGGGCAACGCCACGGCGAGGAGCGAGAAAGTCATGGTGCCGGTAGCGGCGTAGACCAGGGCCATGCCGAACAGCAGGAAAGAGGCGGAAGAGGCGGCGAGGACCAGATACTTGATGCCAGCTTCGAGCGGCAACGGACGGCCGTTCGGATAGGCGTTGAGGCCGTAGAGGCTGATGCTGAGCAGTTCGAGCGTCAGGAAAAACGATACGAAATCGCCGCTGGCGGCGAGGCCCGCAGCGCCAAGCGTGGCGATCAGCAGGAGGATATAGAACTCTTCGTGGCGCGGCTCAATCTTTTCGAGGTAGTCGTAAGCCAAGAGAGCTACAACAAACGCTGCGCCGATGACCAGGCCGAAGAAGAACAGGGCGTAGCCGTCGATGCGGAGCAGCGGGGTGACGCTCACTGGGGCGACGCGGGAAGCCGGCCAGAGGAGGTAGAAGGAAACCGCCAAGCCGACTAGCGTAATGATGAGGGTGGCGCGGTGGGAGCGCTTGACGCCAATGCCGACCATGGCGATCACCGCGGTGGCGGTGAGGGCGATGAGGGGGGAAAGGGCGAGCCATTGGGCGGGAGTGAAGCTCATTTAAGAACCCTCCTTCGCGCGTTGCGCTTCGGAGGGTCTGCGTGCGCCGTGAGGGTGAGGGGAACTTTGGGGAGCGTTGCGGTGCGCACTTGAGACGCCGCTAACTGGCTTTCGATGAGGGCCAAGCTTGGTGCGGCTTCATTCAGGACGGGTTGGGGGTAGAGGCCGAGCCAGAGGAGGACGGCCATCATGGGCACGAGCGAGAGGGCTTCGCGGAAGTTGAGGTCGGGCACTTGCCAGTGGTGGCGGTTGGGGCCCTGGAAAGCCTGCTGCACCATTTCGATGCCGTAGAAGGTCGAGACCAGAATGCCGATGGCGCCGACGATGGCCAGGCCAACGCTGACGTGGAAGACGCCGAGCAGGATCAGAAATTCGGCGACGAAGTTGCCGAGGCCGGGCAGGCCGATGGCCGCCATGGCGAAAAATTGTCCGGCGCCGCTGGCGCGTGGGATGACGGCCCAGAGGCCGTTCATCTCCGCCATCTCGCGGGTGTGCAGACGCTCCTGGATCAGGCCAGTAATGACGAAGAGGGCGCCGGTGGAGAAGCCGTGGCAGAGGATTTCGAGCACCACGCCCTCGAGCGCCCATTTCGCCGCCTCGCTGCCGGGACCGGCGAGGGCGGCAGCGAAGACGCCGAGCAGGACGAAGCCCATGTGGCTGACGCTGGTGTAGGCGACCAGGCGCTTCATATCCGTCTGGCCGTAGGCGAGCAGAGCGCCGTAAACGATGCCGATGCCGGCGAGAACCATCGCCCAGGGCGCGAAGGCGCGGGCGGCGTGCGGGAAGAGCGGCAGGATGAAGCGCAACAGGCCGTAGGCGCCAGTCTTGAGCATGAGGCCGGCGAGGATGAGACTGCCGGCGGTGGACGCTTCGGTGTGGGCATCGGGCAGCCAGGTGTGGAAGGGGAACATCGGCAGCTTGACGGAAAAGGCCGCGAAGAAGCCGAGCAGAATCAAGAGCGCGACGCTGGGCGAGAGCGGGGTGTGGAGAAGCTGGGCGTACTCGAAGGTGTAGACACCGGTGGCGGCGTGGTGCTTGAAGTAGAGCGCCAGAATGGCCAGCAGCATAAGCAGGCCGCTGATCTGGGTAAAGAGGAAAAACTTGATCGAGGCGTAGACGCGGCGCTCATGGCCCCAAATGGCGATGAGGAAGAACATGGGCACCAGCATCAATTCCCAGGCGAAGTAGAACAGGAACAAATCCATCGCCAGGAAGACGCCGGTGATGCCCAGGATCAGCCAGCAAAGATTGAGATGAAAAAATCCAATGCCGCGGCTCGCGCCGCCCTTACTCGGGGGCTCCGCCCCCGCCGCCTCCCGGTGGTCGGCGCCCCCGATTTCGCGCCAGGAGCAGAGGACGCCGATCATGCCCAGGGCGAAGGTGAGCAGAAGCAGCAGCAGGCTGAGGCCGTCGAGGGCGAGATGGAAGTGGATGCCGAACTGCGGAATCCAGTTCCAGTTGACTTCGCGCAGCCAGTGGCCTTGCTGCGCGCCGGTGAACTGGCCAGCGCCGGAACGGATCCAGATTTGGAGAGTGAGGACGAAGTCGAGGGCGATGCCGATGAGGGCGATCCAGCGCGGGGCGCTGTTGGACCAGCGGGCGGCGAGGGCGGCCAAACCTCCTGCGGCGGCGAGGATGACCAGTATCCACAGTAGGATCATTGCGCCCCCCCGAGGAGGGAAAAGGGAAGAGGGAAAAGGGACAAGGGGGTCATGGGCGCCCCCAGAGGACGACGACCATCAGGAGGATGGCGCCGGCGGTGATCCAGCCGGCGTAGCGGCGGACGAGGCCGGACTCGGTGGGCGAGAGCCAGCGATAGAAGGTCTGGCAGAGCCAGGCAATGCCGTCGAAGATTTTGTCGACCACATCGTGGCGGCCGCGGCGGGCGAGGACGACGGTGGGGTTTACGAAGACGCGGTCATAGAACCAGTCCATGCCCCAGTCGGAGTACCAGAAGCGGTGCAGGTCCTGGGCAAAGCCGCCCGCCATGAGATTTTCGACCAGCGACGGCTTCTGGAGATAGAACAGCCAGATGAGATAGACGCCCAGGAAAAACGCCACGGCGGCGATGGCTTCGGAGGCGAGCTCGCTCATGCTGTTGAGGCGAACGACGTCGAGCACGGGCAGAGCGGTCGAGAGGAAATGGGTCATGCGCTCGCCGCCGCCGAAGGCTGCGGGGAGATTGAAGAAGCCGGCGAGCATCGACAGGAACGCCAGGATGATCATCGGCCACTGGATGGTCCAACGCGGGAACAGGCGCGGGGGCTGCTGTTGCTTGCCGTAGAAGACAACAAAGATGAGGCGGGAGATGTAGAGGGCGGTCAGGAGGGCGCCGACCATGGCGCCGATCCAGAGCCAAGTGTGGCCGAAGGGGCTGGCGCCGGCCTGCCACATAATCACTCCCTTGCTGTAAAAGCCGGCGCTGATGAGGGGCAAACCGGCAAGGGCGGAGCCGGCAAAGACGAAGCACCAGAAGGCGAGCGGCAGTTTGTGGCGCAGGCCACCCATTTTGAAGATGTTGTGCTCGTCGGCCAGGGCTTCGATGACGACGCCGGAGGCGAGGAAGAGGAGAGCCTTGAAGAAGGCGTGACTGACGAGGTGGAAAATCGCCGCCGACCAGGCGCCGACGCCGAGGGCGAGGAACATGTAGCCGATCTGACTGACGGTGGAGTAGGCGAGAATGCGCTTGATGTCGGTCTGGGCGAGGGCGGAGAAGCCGGCAAGCAACAGGGTGCAGAAACCGATCAGGGCGACGGCGAACATGGCCGCGGGCGAGAGCTCGAAGAGCACATGGGTGCGGGCGATGAGGTAGACGCCGGCGGTGACCATGGTGGCGGCATGGATGAGGGCGCTGGTGGGGGTGGGACCGGCCATGGCGTCGGGCAGCCAGGTCTGCAGGGGAAGCTGCGCGGATTTGCCCACCGCGCCGCCGATCAGCAGGAAGCAGGCCACCGTCGCCGCCGCCGCACCGACGTGCCAGTGCAGCCGGGCGGCGGCCATCAGCGGCTGAATGTCGAGCGTACCGAGACGGTCGAAGAGCAGGAAGAGGCCGAGGATGAAGGCCGTGTCGCCGGCGCGGGTGACGATGAAGGCTTTGCGGCCGGCGAGGCCGTTGGCTTCATCGCCGTACCAGAAGCCGATCAGCAAGTAACTGCACAGGCCGACGCCTTCCCAACCCAGCAGCAGCAGCAGCAGGTTGTTCGCCAGGGTCAGCGTCAGCATCGACGCGACGAACAGATTCATGTAGGCGAAGAAGCGCTCGTAGCCCTCGGAATGTTCCATGTGTTCGGTCGAATACACATGGATCAAAAAGCTGACGAAGCTCACCACCAGGGTCATGACCACCGACAGGGCGTCGAGGTAGAGGCCCATGTCGACGTGGAAACTGCCCACCGCGACCCAGTGCCAGACGATCTGGGTGAAGGGCGCTCCGGACGACTTCATGAAGGCGATGCCGATCAGCAGCGAGATGACAAAGGAAGCGCCGATCGAGAGCGAACCCAGCCAGGCGGCGACGCGCTTGCCGAGATTGCGTCCCCAGACCATGAGGACGAAGGCCGAGACGAAGGGGATGATGGGCTCGAGCCAGAGCGCGTTGTAAACGGAGGGGTGCATAGGGAAAAGGGAAAAGGCTCGGGGTTATCCTTTCATCTTGTTGGCCTTGTCGGCCTCGACGGATTGGGTTTGGTGGTGGAGCTGCAGGAGAAGAGCGAGGCCGACGGCGACTTCGGCGGCGGCGACGGCGAGGATGAAGAGGAACATGACCTGGCCATCGGGCTGGTTCCAGGCGGAGGCGGCGGCGATGAAGGCGAGACCGGCGGCGTTCAGCATAACTTCGATCGACACGAGAATCATGAGCAAATTGCGGCGGGCGATCAGGCCGACTACACCGATGGCGAAGAGGACTGCAGCGAGCAACAAACCCATGTGAGTCATTGCGTCGCTCCTTTTGTTGTGGCGGCCATTTCCTCTTCCACCGTGTGGGTCTGGCGGCGGCCGACGCTGGAGCCGATGTGATAGGCGGCGATGACGGCGCCCATGAGCAGGACCGAGGCCAGCTCGACGCCGATGATGTAGGTGGACAGCAGCGAGCGGCCGACGGCTTGTGGACCGACGTGATGGATGGCGTAGGCGGGGGCGGGGCTGGGGATAATCGTCCAGAGGAAGGCGGCGAGCAGTAGGGCGGCGAGGATGACGGGGCCGATCCAGCCACGGCCCGGCTGCCATTGCTTTTCCTGCTGCTTGGCGGCTGCCCCCAGGTTCAGCATCATGGTCACGAAGACGAAGAGCACCATGATGGCGCCGGCGTAAATGATGACTTCGAGAGCCGCCAGATAGGGCGCGCCCAGAGCGTAGATGGCCACCGCGACCGCCAGCAGCGAGGGGACGAGATAGAGCAGGGCGTGGAAGGCGTTCATGCGCGTGATCGCCAGGATGGTGGCGATGATGGCGATGATGGCGGCGAAGCCGAATAAGACTGGCATGGCTAGGAGGGAAGAGGGAAAAGGGAAAAGGGAAAAGGGGTCATGGGAGGAGGGAGTGGAGATCGACGGGGGGGGCTTCGTGTTCGGATTGGCCTTTGTCTTTGCCGCCGATCTGGACGCCGGAGACACGCCAGAAGTTGTAGCCGGGGTATTTGCCGGGGCCGTTGATGAGCAGGTTCTCCTTTTCGTAGACCATGTCCTGACGCCGATATTCGCTCATTTCGATGTCGGGTGTCAGTTGAATTGCGTAGGTGGGGCAAGCATCCTCGCAGAGGCCGCAGAAGATGCAGCGGGAAAAATTGATGCGGAACCACTCGGGGTAGCGGCGGCCGGTTTCGTCTTCGGTGGCTTGCAGGGCGATGCAGTCGACCGGGCAGACCACGGCGCAGAGGTAGCAGGCGACGCAGCGTTCGCCACCGTCGGGGTCGCGGGAAAGGATGATGCGGCCGCGATAGCGGGCGGATAAATAGGCCTTTTCCTCCGGGTACTGGATGGTCACACGTTTGGCGAACATGTGCAGGAAAACGTCCCAGAGAGTGCGAATGATGGAGAACATGAGTGCTACTTGAGCGCGACGACGATGGCTCCTGTCACCAGTAAGTTGGCCAGGGCGAGCGGCAGCATCAGCTTCCAGCCCCAGGTCATCAACTGGTCAAAACGCGGGCGCGGCAGGGCCGCCCGCAAGAGGATGAAGAAACCGATGAAACCGAACATCTTGATCAGGAACCAGACCAGGCCAGGCAGGCCCGGACCCAGCCAGCCGCCGAAAAACAGCACCGTGATCAGGCAGGAGATGAGCGTGACGCCCAGGTACTCGCCCACGAAAAACAGGCCGAACTTCATGCCCGAGTACTCACTGTGGAAGCCGGCGACGAGTTCGGATTCGGCTTCGGGCAGATCGAAGGGCAGGCGGCGGGTTTCGGCGACGCCGGCGATGAGAAAGAGGACGAAGCCCAGGAACTGCGGAATCACAAACAGCATGTTCTTCTCCTGGGCCTGCACAATGGCGCCCAGGCTGAAGGAGCCGGCGAGAATTACCGTGCCCATGACCGCGAGGCCCATGAAGACTTCGTAGCTGAGCATCTGGGCGGCGGCGCGCATGCCGCCGAGGAGCGAATACTTGTTGTTCGAGGCCCAGCCGCCGATGACCACGCTGTAGACGCCGAGCGAGGACATGGCGAGGAAGAACAGCAGGCCGATGTTGAGGTCGGTGACGACAATGCCGGAGGCGAAGGGCACGACGGCAAAGCCCATGAGAACGGTGGCGGCGACGATGGCGGGCGCGACGATGAAGGGCCATTTGTCGGCGAAGGGCGGAATCCAGTCTTCCTTGAAAAACAGCTTGACGGCGTCGGCGAGGGGCTGGAGCAGACCGAAGGGGCCGACGCGGTTGGGACCGTAGCGGTCCTGCCAGACGGCGAGCAAGCGGCGCTCCACCCAGATGAGGAAGGCGGCGATGTTGAGAGCGAAGAAGAGGATGCCGAGCAGGGACCAGATCGGGTACGGGCTGACCAGGTTTACCAGTTCCTTCATCGCGCCGCCTCCGCGGGTTCGATTTTGGTCCAGGCGGGCAGGGCGGCACCGTCGAAGGCGGTGAAGCCGGCGGGGACGGTGGCCAGGCTTGCGGCCAGGCCGGGGACGATGCGGAGGGGGACTTGATAGGCGCGGCTGTCCAACTCGATGCGCATGGGCTGGCCGTCACGCCAGCCAGCGGCGGTGGCGGCTTCGGCGCTCACGCCGACGTAGGCGGCGGGGGAGAGCTCGGCGATCGCTTTGCCCAGGCGGCTCAGCTCGTCGGAGCCGAAGAGGTGGTGGGAGCGAAGGGTGAGGAAGCTGCCGGGGGTTTGAGGGAGGGGTGAACTTATGGGGCCCTGCTTCGCGCTGCGCGCTACGCAGGGCGCCCCGTCGAAGAGACGGACACCCGCGTCGCCACCGCGTATAGATTGGTTTACTTCACTCTGGTAGCCGAGTTGCGATTGGGGCGAGTTCCAGCCGGGGCGCCAGAAGAAGGCGGTGAGGGCGGCGGGGGGCTGGGCGTTGTAGCCCTCCATGGTGAAGCTGAGGGCGGTGTCCTCATCTACAGGGGGCTTGGGCTCGCTGACGCTGATATCGGCGTCTTTCGCGGTGCGGCCGCTGAAGCGATGGGTTTCGCGCGGCATTTTCTGCTCGGCCAGGCGGAAGCTGGCGGCCGGGGCGGCGTCGCGCACTTTGGCCAGCGCGGGTTCCGACGCGGCGAGTGAGGCGAGGAGACCGTCGAGCTCGACGTCGTGATCCTGGGCTTGCTCCAACCAGCGCCAGGACTCGCGGATTTCCGGATTGGGCGACAGTACCTGGAAGAAACGCTGGGCGCGGCCTTCGTTGCTGATGAAGGTACCGTCGCCTTCGGCCCAGCTTGCGGCGGGCAGGACGAGCTCGGCGGCTTGAGCGGTCGAATGGGTGACCTGATCGAGAACGACGAGATGGCGGCGGGGGTTGCCGACTTCATCGAGCGGCGGGACGCGGAAGCGGGTGAGAAAGGCTTCGACGGCGGCGGCAGGGGCACGGCGCTCGAGGTCGGTTTCGAGCACGATCACGGTTTCGATATCGTCGAAACGGGCGAGATCGAGACCCTCACCCAAGGGGCGCGGGTTGAGCAGCGCCAGGCCGAGGGAGTTGGCTTCCGGAACCACGAAGCTGAGTTCGGGCTTGCGGCCACGCTTTACCAGCTCGGCAGCGACGGCAGCGGCGGCTTCAATCAACGCCGGGCTGCCGCAGCTTGTTCCGGCGATGATTAACGGGCGATCTGCGGCGAGCAAGGCAGCGAAGATGGGGCCGTTGAAGTCGAGGGCGAGACGGGCGAGATCGTCGGGGGCGGCGTGATGGCAGGCGGTCGAGATGTCATCGAGCTTGGTGGCGGCGGGGGTGAGCTGGAAGAGCGGGCCGTGAGCGTCCTGAATGGCTTCGCGGGCGGCGTGGTCGAGCCAGTGCGGAATTTTGAGGGGATCGCAGATTTCGCGCAGGGGCTTTTTGCGCATGGCCTGGCGGAGGCTGAGGGCCATGCGGGCGGCGGAGTTGGTGAGGTCTTCGCCCAAGACCAAGGCAGCATCGCAGTTTTCGATGTCGCGCAGGCTAGGAACGTGGGCGAGGCCGGAGCGCATCAGATCGAGGATGCG
The sequence above is drawn from the Acidobacteriota bacterium genome and encodes:
- a CDS encoding NADH-quinone oxidoreductase subunit N, which gives rise to MSFTPAQWLALSPLIALTATAVIAMVGIGVKRSHRATLIITLVGLAVSFYLLWPASRVAPVSVTPLLRIDGYALFFFGLVIGAAFVVALLAYDYLEKIEPRHEEFYILLLIATLGAAGLAASGDFVSFFLTLELLSISLYGLNAYPNGRPLPLEAGIKYLVLAASSASFLLFGMALVYAATGTMTFSLLAVALPHADPGLVLPGAALILVGIGFKLGLVPFHLWTPDVYQGAPAPVTAFVATASKAGIFAVLLRFFYESTGAPEGRLFLALTILAFASMVVGNLLALRQRNVKRILAYSSIAHMGYILVAFLAASRSAAMAAAAVGFYFLAYFITTLGAFGIIAALSTSKGEPDGIDDYRGLFWRRPFLTLVFTAMLLSLAGIPLTAGFLAKFYIVAAAASSSLWMLLLVLVITSVVGLYYYLRIVVALYREPPEAIAPDGPLALPLAPTGAWVLGVLLVALVWVGVYPATFIRMMLHLPLR
- a CDS encoding NADH-quinone oxidoreductase subunit M; amino-acid sequence: MILLWILVILAAAGGLAALAARWSNSAPRWIALIGIALDFVLTLQIWIRSGAGQFTGAQQGHWLREVNWNWIPQFGIHFHLALDGLSLLLLLLTFALGMIGVLCSWREIGGADHREAAGAEPPSKGGASRGIGFFHLNLCWLILGITGVFLAMDLFLFYFAWELMLVPMFFLIAIWGHERRVYASIKFFLFTQISGLLMLLAILALYFKHHAATGVYTFEYAQLLHTPLSPSVALLILLGFFAAFSVKLPMFPFHTWLPDAHTEASTAGSLILAGLMLKTGAYGLLRFILPLFPHAARAFAPWAMVLAGIGIVYGALLAYGQTDMKRLVAYTSVSHMGFVLLGVFAAALAGPGSEAAKWALEGVVLEILCHGFSTGALFVITGLIQERLHTREMAEMNGLWAVIPRASGAGQFFAMAAIGLPGLGNFVAEFLILLGVFHVSVGLAIVGAIGILVSTFYGIEMVQQAFQGPNRHHWQVPDLNFREALSLVPMMAVLLWLGLYPQPVLNEAAPSLALIESQLAASQVRTATLPKVPLTLTAHADPPKRNARRRVLK
- a CDS encoding NADH-quinone oxidoreductase subunit L; amino-acid sequence: MHPSVYNALWLEPIIPFVSAFVLMVWGRNLGKRVAAWLGSLSIGASFVISLLIGIAFMKSSGAPFTQIVWHWVAVGSFHVDMGLYLDALSVVMTLVVSFVSFLIHVYSTEHMEHSEGYERFFAYMNLFVASMLTLTLANNLLLLLLGWEGVGLCSYLLIGFWYGDEANGLAGRKAFIVTRAGDTAFILGLFLLFDRLGTLDIQPLMAAARLHWHVGAAAATVACFLLIGGAVGKSAQLPLQTWLPDAMAGPTPTSALIHAATMVTAGVYLIARTHVLFELSPAAMFAVALIGFCTLLLAGFSALAQTDIKRILAYSTVSQIGYMFLALGVGAWSAAIFHLVSHAFFKALLFLASGVVIEALADEHNIFKMGGLRHKLPLAFWCFVFAGSALAGLPLISAGFYSKGVIMWQAGASPFGHTWLWIGAMVGALLTALYISRLIFVVFYGKQQQPPRLFPRWTIQWPMIILAFLSMLAGFFNLPAAFGGGERMTHFLSTALPVLDVVRLNSMSELASEAIAAVAFFLGVYLIWLFYLQKPSLVENLMAGGFAQDLHRFWYSDWGMDWFYDRVFVNPTVVLARRGRHDVVDKIFDGIAWLCQTFYRWLSPTESGLVRRYAGWITAGAILLMVVVLWGRP
- the nuoK gene encoding NADH-quinone oxidoreductase subunit NuoK, giving the protein MTHMGLLLAAVLFAIGVVGLIARRNLLMILVSIEVMLNAAGLAFIAAASAWNQPDGQVMFLFILAVAAAEVAVGLALLLQLHHQTQSVEADKANKMKG
- a CDS encoding NADH-quinone oxidoreductase subunit J, whose amino-acid sequence is MPVLFGFAAIIAIIATILAITRMNAFHALLYLVPSLLAVAVAIYALGAPYLAALEVIIYAGAIMVLFVFVTMMLNLGAAAKQQEKQWQPGRGWIGPVILAALLLAAFLWTIIPSPAPAYAIHHVGPQAVGRSLLSTYIIGVELASVLLMGAVIAAYHIGSSVGRRQTHTVEEEMAATTKGATQ
- the nuoI gene encoding NADH-quinone oxidoreductase subunit NuoI gives rise to the protein MFSIIRTLWDVFLHMFAKRVTIQYPEEKAYLSARYRGRIILSRDPDGGERCVACYLCAVVCPVDCIALQATEDETGRRYPEWFRINFSRCIFCGLCEDACPTYAIQLTPDIEMSEYRRQDMVYEKENLLINGPGKYPGYNFWRVSGVQIGGKDKGQSEHEAPPVDLHSLLP
- the nuoH gene encoding NADH-quinone oxidoreductase subunit NuoH, which translates into the protein MKELVNLVSPYPIWSLLGILFFALNIAAFLIWVERRLLAVWQDRYGPNRVGPFGLLQPLADAVKLFFKEDWIPPFADKWPFIVAPAIVAATVLMGFAVVPFASGIVVTDLNIGLLFFLAMSSLGVYSVVIGGWASNNKYSLLGGMRAAAQMLSYEVFMGLAVMGTVILAGSFSLGAIVQAQEKNMLFVIPQFLGFVLFLIAGVAETRRLPFDLPEAESELVAGFHSEYSGMKFGLFFVGEYLGVTLISCLITVLFFGGWLGPGLPGLVWFLIKMFGFIGFFILLRAALPRPRFDQLMTWGWKLMLPLALANLLVTGAIVVALK
- the nuoG gene encoding NADH-quinone oxidoreductase subunit NuoG codes for the protein MPSVHIIVDGHPYTVGANQSMLQACLSLGFDLPYFCWHPAMGSVGACRQCAVKQLKDEHDEHGRLVMSCMTPVSEGLRISIEHPEAVAFRSSVIEGMMVHHPHDCPVCDEGGHCQLQDMTVMTGHSYRRYRFQKRTFRNQYLGPFVHHEMNRCIQCYRCVRFYREYAGGRDFDALGISDRVFFGREQDGVLASEFAGNLVEVCPTGVFTDATLKHHYTRKWDLRWTPSVCAHCSLGCNISPGERYNSVRTTFNRYNSEINGYFLCDRGRYAYEYLASDQRIRQAVVRGVPTTAEAGLNHLRDLVAAQAARWGEADQREAAGRSPDKSGASRPGRMIGIGSPRASLESNFALRELVGRDRFFAGMRDNELALINRILDLMRSGLAHVPSLRDIENCDAALVLGEDLTNSAARMALSLRQAMRKKPLREICDPLKIPHWLDHAAREAIQDAHGPLFQLTPAATKLDDISTACHHAAPDDLARLALDFNGPIFAALLAADRPLIIAGTSCGSPALIEAAAAVAAELVKRGRKPELSFVVPEANSLGLALLNPRPLGEGLDLARFDDIETVIVLETDLERRAPAAAVEAFLTRFRVPPLDEVGNPRRHLVVLDQVTHSTAQAAELVLPAASWAEGDGTFISNEGRAQRFFQVLSPNPEIRESWRWLEQAQDHDVELDGLLASLAASEPALAKVRDAAPAASFRLAEQKMPRETHRFSGRTAKDADISVSEPKPPVDEDTALSFTMEGYNAQPPAALTAFFWRPGWNSPQSQLGYQSEVNQSIRGGDAGVRLFDGAPCVARSAKQGPISSPLPQTPGSFLTLRSHHLFGSDELSRLGKAIAELSPAAYVGVSAEAATAAGWRDGQPMRIELDSRAYQVPLRIVPGLAASLATVPAGFTAFDGAALPAWTKIEPAEAAR